The Longimicrobiaceae bacterium genome segment CACTTCACCCCCGCCGACGCCGGGGAGGCGGTGCGCGGCTGGCTGGGCGAGCCGGCGGCGTACCTTCCGCAGCGGGAGGGCGGCCTGGGGGAGCGGATGCGGGGCGCCTTCGAGGAGGCGTTCGCGGCGGGGTACCGGCGCGTGGTGATTGTGGGCTCGGACCTGCCGGGCCTCTCGGCGGGGCTGCTGCGGCGCGCCTTCGCCCTGCTGGACGCCCACGAGGCGGTGCTCGGCCCCGCGCGCGACGGGGGCTACTACCTGCTGGGGCTCCGGCGCCCGGTGCCGGA includes the following:
- a CDS encoding TIGR04282 family arsenosugar biosynthesis glycosyltransferase gives rise to the protein HFTPADAGEAVRGWLGEPAAYLPQREGGLGERMRGAFEEAFAAGYRRVVIVGSDLPGLSAGLLRRAFALLDAHEAVLGPARDGGYYLLGLRRPVPELFEGIAWSTGEVFAATVARLRQARIEPALLETLADVDEVEDLPPGWREWVDGGRPLGRSACQRNR